One genomic window of Odocoileus virginianus isolate 20LAN1187 ecotype Illinois chromosome 8, Ovbor_1.2, whole genome shotgun sequence includes the following:
- the TGDS gene encoding dTDP-D-glucose 4,6-dehydratase isoform X3 has product MIVSLVEDYPNYMIINLDKLDYCASLKNLETISNKQNYKFIQGDICDSHFVKLLFETEKIDIVLHFAAQTHVDLSFVRAFEFTYVNVYGTHVLVSAAHEARVEKFIYVSTDEVYGGSLDKEFDESSPKQPTNPYASSKAAAECFVQSYWEQYKFPVVITRSSNVYGPHQYPEKVIPKFISLLQHNRKCCIHGSGLQTRNFLYATDVVEAFLTVLKKGKPGEIYNIGTNFEMSVLQLAKELIQLIKETNSESEMENWVDYVDDRPTNDMRYPMKSEKIHGLGWRPKVPWKEGIKKTIEWYRENFHNWKNAEKALEPFPVQPPFV; this is encoded by the exons TTGGATTACTGTGCAAGCTTGAAGAATCTTGAAACCATTtctaataaacaaaattataaatttatacag GGTGACATATGTGATTCTCACTTCGTGAAACTACTTTTTGAAACGGAGAAAATAGACATAGTACTACATTTTGCCGCACAAACACATGTAG acCTTTCATTCGTCCGTGCCTTTGAGTTTACCTACGTTAATGTTTATGGTACTCATGTGTTGGTAAGTGCTGCTCATGAAGCCAGAGTGGAGAAATTTATTTATGTCAGCACAGATGAGGTCTATGGAGGCAGTCTTGATAAG gaATTTGATGAATCTTCACCCAAACAACCTACAAATCCTTATGCATCGTCTAAAGCAGCTGCTGAGTGTTTCGTACAGTCTTATTGGGAACAGTATAAG TTTCCAGTTGTCATCACACGAAGCAGTAATGTTTATGGACCGCATCAATATCCAGAAAAG gttattccaaaatttatatcttTACTACAACACAACAGGAAATG cTGCATTCATGGGTCAGGGCTTCAAACAAGAAATTTCCTTTATGCTACTGATGTAGTAGAAGCATTTCTCACTGTCCTCAAAAAGGGAAAACCAGGTGAAATTTATAACATAGGAACCAATTTTGAGATGTCAGTTCTCCAGCTTGCCAAAGAACTAATACAGCtg ATCAAAGAGACCAATTCAGAGTCTGAAATGGAGAACTGGGTTGATTATGTTGATGATAG acCTACCAATGACATGAGATATCCAATGAAGTCAGAAAAAATACATGGCTTAGGATGGAGACCTAAAGTACCTtggaaagaaggaataaaaaaaacaA TTGAGTGGTACAGAGAGAATTTTCACAACTGGaagaatgcagaaaaagcattagaACCCTTTCCGGTACAACCACCATTTGTATAG
- the LOC110131643 gene encoding stathmin-like → MASSDIQVKELEKRASGQAFELILSPQSKESVPELPLSPPKKKDLSLEEIQKKLEAAEERPKSHEAEVLKQLAEKREHEKEVLQKAIEENNFSKMAEEKLTHKMEANKENREAQMAAKLERL, encoded by the coding sequence ATGGCTTCTTCTGATATCCAGGTGAAGGAACTGGAGAAGCGTGCCTCAGGCCAGGCTTTTGAGCTGATTCTCAGCCCTCAATCAAAAGAATCTGTCCCAGaacttcccctttcccctcctaaGAAGAAGGATCTTTCCCTGGAGGAAATTCAGAAGAAAttagaagctgcagaagaaagacCCAAGTCCCATGAAGCTGAGGTCTTGAAGCAGCTTGCTGAGAAACGGGAGCACGAGAAAGAAGTGCTTCAGAAAGCGATAGAGGAGAACAACTTCAGTAAAATGGCGGAAGAGAAGCTGACCCACAAGATGGAAGCCAACAAAGAGAACCGGGAGGCACAAATGGCTGCCAAACTGGAGCGTTTGTGA